In the Aerosakkonema funiforme FACHB-1375 genome, one interval contains:
- a CDS encoding glycosyltransferase family 10 domain-containing protein, with translation MTKKIVGMVSSYPSLYQPSCDWMWQQTPHPYGIWGNIQMLAPAKEPDFLLLYNGGLPETQTKTSLLARLFGQAQQQESYEELIKVQLRGVPKERVIFLVREPPFAKMQKYRVLGYEEAQKYCGYVSGPDDFAPIPDYMPAIWYHSNSFRELNEMGPPEKLRSCCWITSGISRTEEHRQRLAFLKLLSESGLEFDVYGRDLPVWVKGYGKVGNKWNAMSGYYYNLAIENYADNDWYVSEKLWDALLAWCLPIYYGGPAADKLLPPGSFLRLPSEDEKGIAYIKEIIATPDAWHQAKDAIAEARQIILHKLNLLNWLSNLVERLM, from the coding sequence ATGACTAAAAAAATTGTTGGTATGGTTAGCAGCTACCCATCTCTTTATCAACCTTCTTGCGATTGGATGTGGCAACAAACACCACATCCTTATGGCATTTGGGGCAATATTCAAATGCTAGCACCCGCTAAAGAACCTGACTTTTTATTATTGTATAATGGTGGATTGCCGGAAACACAAACGAAAACTTCTCTTCTGGCACGTTTGTTCGGTCAAGCGCAACAGCAAGAAAGTTATGAAGAACTAATTAAGGTGCAGTTACGTGGAGTTCCCAAAGAAAGAGTGATTTTTTTGGTACGGGAACCCCCTTTTGCCAAAATGCAAAAATACAGAGTGCTTGGATACGAAGAGGCGCAAAAATATTGCGGATATGTTTCTGGCCCAGATGATTTCGCTCCTATTCCCGACTATATGCCAGCAATTTGGTATCACTCAAATTCTTTCCGAGAATTAAATGAAATGGGGCCACCAGAAAAACTGCGATCGTGCTGCTGGATCACCTCTGGTATTTCTCGCACCGAGGAACACCGTCAGCGACTGGCTTTTTTAAAGCTTTTGAGCGAGAGCGGTTTAGAATTTGATGTGTACGGACGAGATTTACCTGTATGGGTGAAAGGATACGGCAAAGTAGGCAATAAATGGAACGCGATGAGCGGCTACTACTATAACTTGGCGATCGAGAACTACGCAGACAATGATTGGTATGTCAGCGAAAAGCTTTGGGATGCTTTGTTGGCGTGGTGTTTGCCTATTTATTATGGTGGGCCGGCGGCTGATAAACTTTTGCCTCCAGGCAGCTTTCTCAGATTGCCAAGCGAAGATGAAAAAGGCATAGCATACATTAAGGAAATTATTGCGACACCAGATGCTTGGCATCAAGCTAAAGATGCGATCGCCGAAGCACGTCAGATTATTCTCCATAAACTAAACCTACTCAATTGGTTATCGAATTTAGTCGAGCGGTTGATGTAA
- a CDS encoding ABC transporter ATP-binding protein has translation MSSTKLLLKFARRYPIWISLTIVLGFSGALFNGVSTTLIVPILLNFLGQKVDLKGAPPLIQAIMSPFDGVPEQYRLSVMAVSILLAIVLKNVATYASSLVSSSLGRTLTSDLREEGLRLLLEVDLDYYAKMKVGDLINRLGGEIGRTAGTIGTLIRVIIIAITVLVFAGLLLAISWQLTMASTVLLALVALVNQYSINRSKYFGKVLSDMSKAYSIRVLETLSGIRLVKGTANEEREFQLLHKLIRSREQADFQSQMNSAAIGPISEVTGIIALMSIVVLARIFFIREIESLSAVLLTYLLVLFRLLPFISQLNAARSQLANTSASVEIVNDFLRQDNKPFMATGSIVYRQLREGIHFDRISFGYSERGNLVLKDINLYLPRGTTLALVGGSGAGKSTLADLLPRFYDPKSGCIKLDGIDLRDFDIKSIRRSMGIVSQDTYLFNDTIRNNIAYARPDASEEEIISAAKRANAYEFIEKMPQGLNTQIGDRGVLLSGGQRQRLAIARALLQDPDILILDEATSALDTVSERLVQAAIDDLSRDRTTVVIAHRLSTVQNAHQIAVLDQGHVVETGTHEELLDKGGYYARLYSMQFAERPENVFSRNEEIRNRLSYEVRTRLNTMIGSLRLLADDLIDTPEEQNELLEESYSSAISLLNTIELFENSTKLPTK, from the coding sequence ATGTCTTCCACTAAGCTTTTACTCAAATTTGCTCGCCGTTATCCGATTTGGATTTCACTAACGATCGTTCTGGGATTTTCAGGGGCGCTATTTAATGGTGTGAGTACAACTTTAATTGTACCCATCCTGTTGAATTTTTTAGGGCAGAAGGTGGATTTAAAAGGTGCCCCACCGCTGATTCAAGCGATTATGTCGCCATTTGATGGGGTTCCCGAACAATACCGCTTGTCAGTAATGGCGGTGTCGATTTTGCTGGCAATTGTTTTGAAAAATGTGGCTACCTATGCCAGTAGTTTGGTATCGAGTTCGCTGGGGCGGACGTTAACGTCGGATTTGCGGGAAGAAGGATTGCGGTTGTTGCTAGAGGTGGACTTGGATTATTATGCCAAGATGAAGGTAGGCGATTTGATTAACCGTTTGGGTGGAGAGATAGGTCGGACTGCGGGTACGATCGGCACATTAATTCGGGTAATTATTATCGCTATCACCGTTTTAGTTTTTGCTGGTCTGCTGCTGGCAATATCCTGGCAGTTGACAATGGCTTCAACTGTTTTACTGGCATTGGTGGCGTTAGTTAATCAATATTCAATTAATCGTTCTAAGTATTTCGGCAAAGTTCTTTCGGATATGTCGAAAGCTTATTCAATTAGGGTACTGGAAACTCTCAGCGGCATTCGACTGGTAAAGGGAACAGCAAATGAAGAAAGAGAATTTCAATTGCTGCATAAGTTAATTAGATCTCGAGAGCAAGCTGATTTCCAATCGCAGATGAATTCGGCGGCTATTGGCCCAATTAGTGAGGTTACGGGTATTATTGCGCTGATGTCGATCGTCGTGCTGGCACGTATATTTTTTATTCGCGAGATCGAATCGCTATCGGCGGTACTGCTTACTTATTTATTAGTGCTATTCCGACTTCTACCATTTATTTCCCAGTTGAATGCGGCAAGAAGTCAACTGGCGAACACTTCTGCTAGCGTGGAAATAGTAAATGACTTTTTGCGGCAGGATAATAAGCCGTTCATGGCTACTGGGTCTATAGTTTATAGGCAATTGCGCGAAGGTATTCATTTCGATCGCATTTCTTTTGGCTATTCCGAGCGTGGCAATTTAGTGCTAAAAGATATCAATCTGTATTTGCCTCGCGGTACTACTCTTGCTTTGGTGGGCGGATCGGGTGCAGGTAAGTCAACTTTGGCCGATCTTTTACCGCGATTTTACGACCCAAAAAGCGGCTGTATCAAACTAGACGGGATCGATCTGCGGGATTTCGATATCAAAAGTATCAGAAGATCGATGGGTATTGTCAGCCAGGATACTTATTTATTTAACGATACGATTCGTAATAATATTGCCTATGCGCGGCCTGATGCAAGTGAGGAGGAAATCATTAGCGCTGCAAAGCGGGCAAATGCTTACGAGTTTATTGAAAAAATGCCGCAGGGGTTAAATACTCAGATCGGCGATCGGGGTGTGTTACTATCGGGAGGACAGCGGCAGCGTTTGGCGATCGCACGCGCTCTTTTGCAAGATCCGGATATCTTAATTCTTGATGAAGCTACGAGTGCTTTGGATACGGTTTCGGAAAGATTGGTACAAGCAGCGATTGACGATCTCAGTCGCGATCGCACTACCGTCGTAATTGCACACCGCCTTTCCACCGTGCAAAATGCCCATCAAATTGCCGTACTCGACCAAGGGCACGTTGTTGAAACTGGAACTCATGAAGAACTTTTAGATAAAGGAGGTTACTATGCCCGACTGTACTCGATGCAATTTGCGGAACGCCCCGAAAATGTATTTAGCCGCAATGAAGAAATTCGCAACCGTCTTTCTTACGAAGTTCGTACTCGTCTTAACACCATGATCGGTTCCCTCCGCTTACTAGCAGATGATTTGATAGATACTCCCGAAGAACAAAATGAATTATTGGAGGAATCTTACAGTTCGGCAATCAGTCTTCTCAATACGATCGAATTATTTGAAAATAGCACTAAACTACCGACAAAATAG